In the genome of Olsenella profusa DSM 13989, one region contains:
- the guaA gene encoding glutamine-hydrolyzing GMP synthase — protein MQQNQGTQQLVAVLDFGAQYGQLIARRVRDLHVYSEIVPCDIPAGELAALRPSAIILSGGPASVYAEDAPTIDPGVLRLGVPVFGFCYGQQIMATALGGAVGHTDKGEYGPATLRRRGVSRILDGTPEEQIVWMSHRDAVSQVPEGFTITATTDVCLIAAMECPERGLYATQFHPEVRHTEYGRTMLEHFLFDVAGLAPRWIMDSIVEQKVAEIRRQVGERKVILALSGGVDSSVVAALVHRAVGDQLTCVFVNHGLLRKGEPEMVEEVFREQFHVPLVHVHAEERYARLLAGVSDPEQKRRLIGGEFWKVFFEEAQRIGDVQMLAQGTIYPDIIESGARKTGGKASTIKSHHNLIPFPEGVHFDLIEPLDHFFKDEVRELGVSLGLPDRMVYRQPFPGPGLAIRIIGGVTPKKLDILREADAIVREELDAYNERLFEETGERNSEHSCWQYFAVLPDIRSVGVMGDERTYARPVIVRAVESSDAMTADWAKLPYEVLGRISGRIVGEVAGVNRVVYDITPKPPATIEWE, from the coding sequence GTTGCCGTGCTCGATTTTGGTGCCCAATACGGGCAACTCATCGCACGACGCGTCCGCGACCTGCATGTGTACTCCGAGATCGTTCCCTGCGACATTCCTGCCGGGGAGCTTGCCGCCCTGCGCCCCTCGGCCATCATCCTCTCTGGAGGCCCCGCGTCCGTGTATGCCGAGGATGCCCCTACGATCGATCCTGGCGTGCTGAGACTGGGCGTTCCCGTCTTTGGCTTCTGCTATGGCCAGCAGATCATGGCCACCGCGCTGGGGGGTGCGGTGGGACACACCGACAAGGGCGAGTATGGTCCGGCGACGCTGCGTCGTCGGGGCGTCTCGCGCATCCTGGATGGGACGCCCGAGGAACAGATCGTGTGGATGAGCCACCGCGATGCCGTGAGTCAGGTGCCTGAGGGATTTACGATTACGGCGACGACGGACGTGTGCCTCATCGCGGCCATGGAGTGCCCGGAGCGGGGTCTCTATGCCACGCAGTTCCACCCCGAGGTGCGCCACACCGAGTACGGTCGCACCATGCTCGAGCACTTCCTGTTTGACGTGGCCGGCCTTGCGCCCAGGTGGATCATGGACAGCATCGTGGAGCAGAAGGTTGCCGAGATCCGCAGGCAGGTGGGGGAGCGGAAGGTCATCCTCGCGCTCTCGGGTGGCGTGGACTCCTCCGTGGTGGCGGCGTTGGTGCATCGCGCCGTCGGCGACCAGCTCACCTGCGTCTTCGTGAACCACGGGCTGCTCCGCAAGGGCGAGCCCGAGATGGTGGAGGAGGTCTTTCGCGAGCAGTTCCACGTGCCGCTGGTGCATGTGCATGCGGAGGAGCGCTATGCGCGGCTGCTTGCCGGCGTGAGCGACCCCGAGCAGAAGAGGCGCCTCATCGGAGGCGAGTTCTGGAAGGTCTTCTTCGAGGAGGCACAGAGGATCGGCGACGTGCAGATGCTGGCACAGGGCACCATCTATCCGGACATCATCGAGAGCGGCGCGCGCAAGACGGGCGGAAAGGCCTCGACCATAAAGAGCCACCACAACCTGATTCCCTTCCCAGAGGGCGTGCACTTCGACCTCATCGAGCCGCTGGACCACTTCTTCAAGGACGAGGTCCGCGAGCTGGGCGTGAGCCTGGGCCTTCCGGACAGGATGGTGTATCGCCAACCCTTCCCGGGGCCGGGCCTGGCCATCCGCATCATCGGCGGCGTGACGCCCAAGAAGCTGGACATCCTGCGCGAGGCGGACGCCATCGTGCGCGAGGAGCTGGACGCGTACAACGAGCGTCTCTTCGAGGAGACGGGCGAGCGCAACAGCGAGCACTCCTGCTGGCAGTACTTCGCCGTGCTGCCCGACATCAGGAGCGTGGGCGTGATGGGCGACGAGCGCACGTACGCGCGGCCGGTCATCGTGCGCGCCGTGGAGTCGAGCGACGCCATGACGGCAGACTGGGCGAAGCTGCCCTACGAGGTGCTCGGGCGCATCAGCGGGCGCATCGTGGGCGAGGTCGCGGGCGTCAACCGCGTGGTCTACGACATCACGCCCAAGCCGCCCGCGACGATCGAGTGGGAATAG